DNA from Xanthomonas hyacinthi:
TACCGCGGCGCCAGCGTGCGCCTGGACCCCGGCTGCGCCGAGGCGGTGCTGCGCAGCGCGCAGACGGTGGAGGCGATCGTCGCCAGGGGCGCGCCGGTGTACGGCATCAACACCGGCTTCGGCAAGCTGGCCAGCGTGCGCATCGAGCGTGAGGACCTGGACACCTTGCAACGCAATATCGTGCTGTCGCATGCGGCCGGCGTCGGTGAGCCGATGCCGCTGCCGGTGGTGCGGCTGATGCTGGCGCTGAAGCTGGCCAGCCTGGCGCAAGGCGCCTCCGGCGTGCGCCCGGCCACGCTGGCGCTGCTGGAAGCGCTGTTGCACCACGACGTGGTGCCGGTGGTGCCGTGCCAGGGCTCGGTCGGCGCGTCCGGCGACCTGGCGCCGTTGGCGCATCTGGCCACGGTGATGATCGGCGTCGGCGAGGCCTTCGTCGGCGGCCAGCGTCTGCCGGCCGCGCAGGCGCTGGCGCTGGCCGGGCTGCAGCCGCTGGCGCTGGGCGCGAAGGAAGGCCTGGCGCTGCTCAACGGCACCCAGTTTTCCACCGCCTACGCGCTGGCCGGGCTGTTCGAGATCGAGCGCGTGTTCCATGCCGCGCTGGTCGCCGGCGCGCTGTCCACCGAAGCGGCGAAAGGCTCGGATACCCCGTTCGATCCGCGCATCCACGCCTTGCGCGGCCAGCACGGGCAGATCGCCACCGCCGCCGCGCTGCGCGCGCTGATGCACGGCTCGGCGATCCGCGATTCGCATCGCGACAACGACGTGCGCGTGCAGGATCCGTACTGCCTGCGCTGCCAGCCGCAGGTGATGGGCGCGGCGCTGGACGTGATGCGCCAGGCC
Protein-coding regions in this window:
- the hutH gene encoding histidine ammonia-lyase: MRNEIVLRPGAVSLAQWRAVYRGASVRLDPGCAEAVLRSAQTVEAIVARGAPVYGINTGFGKLASVRIEREDLDTLQRNIVLSHAAGVGEPMPLPVVRLMLALKLASLAQGASGVRPATLALLEALLHHDVVPVVPCQGSVGASGDLAPLAHLATVMIGVGEAFVGGQRLPAAQALALAGLQPLALGAKEGLALLNGTQFSTAYALAGLFEIERVFHAALVAGALSTEAAKGSDTPFDPRIHALRGQHGQIATAAALRALMHGSAIRDSHRDNDVRVQDPYCLRCQPQVMGAALDVMRQAATTLAIEANGVSDNPLVFSDTGEALSGGNFHAEPVAFAADMLALAVCEIGSISERRVAMLVDPALSGLPAFLTPKPGLNSGFMIPQVTAAALVSENKQRAYPASVDSIPTSANQEDHVSMAAHGARRLLAMAENAANVVGIELLAAAQGCDFHAPLTSSAALEAARALLRAQVPTLQDDRYFHPDMLAATVLVRGGALAEAVDVSLPDATSGS